The sequence below is a genomic window from Echeneis naucrates chromosome 13, fEcheNa1.1, whole genome shotgun sequence.
atataaaaacattaccTTACCTACATTTACCTTCTCTGAATATGACGCATCTGTATCACAGATTGTAAAACCTGCCACACCCTGCTTCAGCCAGAACTGCAATGTGTTCTGTGGAAAAAATTTGATCTTTAGAAAGTCAGCATTACTGAAAACTGAACACATCCAGTAGCGTGACCAGAATATCAGTTTGACCTGCACTGTGGTCGATGATGGCTCATTTTCTGCAACATCCAGATCCACTTCACAGACATCTAACACCACTTTGAGTCCTGCAGCACCAATGAAAAGGCTCAATTATCACTTCATGCTGGAAAGGGTAGACTTATGTCTGAGGGCTGTTCTCCACGCACCTGCTTTGTTACTCTCTGTGATCAGATGCTGGATCTGAGGCAACATCTCCAATTTTTTGCCGGTTGGAGTGAGATTAAAGAGAGGCCCATCTTTGCCGAGGAGATCGTCCAGAATTAGAGCCCCTATGCCCAGGGATCTGAGGTAGGGGAGCTGCTCACACAGCACTTCCCATGAAAACACGAGACTTGGTTAGTAATATATGTATATCTCAGCTTTCTCAGTTCAATCCTCAatcctctctttttgtctcaACACACGCTGTTGAAATGAATTCTTGATGTTAATTGCACCGAGCGCCTTGTGCATGTGGCAGATGGTCATAATATATAAATCttagttttattattgttacaaAACTTTGTAACTTTTTAATGTGAACATGGCTCATCAAGATGACAGCTTAATGTGCATCGGCTGGTTTGTGTTAACTGAAATATGTTGATAGAAATGTTTGGGAACATCCATGATTACGTCCACAGCTTTGATTAAAATGAAGATGCTCTCATAAAGAGGATCTGCTCCTAAAGGGGGTTTATTACAATGTGTTCTGTATGTTAAAGCCTTCAATGTTTACGTCCAGCTAAAATAATACTTTGGATCAAAACCAATCTGACTGCATTAAACACTGGGGTGGAGGAATGGGGGATTACTCAAACCAGCTGCCTCCCTGTTACTCCCAACTGTGATTTCCATTGAGTGAGAAATTAAACTCCATATTTGCAACAGCTAGAACAATGCGGTGTATTTGGGGCCAGATCAGGTCTAATGAACTCATTTTCGTGTCCTCACCGTCCACCTCGCCTGGCCCCCGTCCCTGAGCCTCCATCAGCAGCTCGGGCTGCAGCTGGTAGAACAGCGACCTCTGCCACCACCGGAGCGGCGGGGCCACCGGCCGGGGGCTGAGGGCGATGATGGCGATGGAGGTGGCGAGCATGGCCAGCCAGGCCAGCCAGAAGAGCAGCACCAGGTAACAGCGCAGCCTCCTCCAGCCCGGACCCCCGGCAGccacctccagctcctgcttGGTCAGCGGCTGCCATCGGTCGCCGGGCTCCGGTTCGTGCTCCGGGACGAGCAGCGGCGCCGTCTCCGAGCAGCCCGCACCCCCCGACAGGCCGGGCGGGCCGGACACGCTGCCGTAGCCGGTGTCCCCTGCGTTCAGCGGCATCCTGCTGGTCTgcagaggaacacacacacttcagtgtcACTTCGGATAAATATGGATTCACTCGTGTCACAGCACTCAACAGGGGGCCGATCGTTGGACAGTCTAGTTTGGACTTGCTGGTTTTGTGTCCCTACCgagctgtctgtctctttacTGTCCTCCATGTCAGTGTGAGCACAACAGGACAACAGAGGGAAACACATTCAGCAGGCAGATCTGCCGAGATCAACAACCTCCATCATCCAGCTGCTGCCGGCTCCACACAGCCGTTTCATTAATCACTTCATTTTGAATAGTGCCAGCGTCACCGGCGTCTGATTGGCCAATCCCGGTGACCTCCTGACCCCTAACAAGTCACAGTCCAAACTAAGACCTAAAGGAATTTGTTTAATGCAACCAAACGAACCCGTTCAGTTATTCTTTTATGACACAAATGAAGATTGGCTATTATATTTCTTAATATTCAATTTTCTTGCTTTTGAATAATTGAGAAGATTGAATGTGTCTTCATCTGGGTGGGAAGATGGTggtgttttcacatttcttgTCATAAAAGTACATTGGATGAAATGTCAAcattaacaatttaaaaaataaacatttctcttACAAGGTATTTACCTGGCACGAGATGAAGGGCCGTCTGGTGGCCACTCAGTACTGGACAGCTAAAAGCTTCTGGGGGCTGTGCCCTCACGCTGTCCAAACgtataaactgaaaaagaaaaccagaagaCCTCAGGCAAACTGAACACGGAAAGGAAAATCCCGTCACCGTCCTGATGTTGCCTATACTGTCGGTCTGTGCCTCATATCATTactcacattttctctttcaggttTTCGTGTCTTTCTctggtctctttctctctcgctcgTCTTCCTCTGCCCACCAGTGTCCCCACAGACAGTGCTGTCTTCAGTTGAATATCTGAGTAGTATGACGTGTCAGGAGTGAGGAGGTGAGAAGGAGACTGGCCAATAAAAGCTCCGCTCGGTCAATTAATACAGAGGTGTTGAGCCTCGCCACACCCTCACAACACATTGTGAAAACCAATGATCGCCATTTAGACCCCCGAAAGTCCCTCATATGGTAGTTTTGACTAAAACTTGAAGCATcttggtttgtttgttagtCTTCATACATAAGATGTGAGGAAGAGTGATGTGTTGGTATTTAGATTTACCTTATGTCTTGGTTTCAGTGTGTGCTTTGTTAATCGTTGCCAATTCCTCCCATTGATGCTAATTCCTTACCAGTAAATTTaggtaaaaaaaagtaaatgtgttgCCGCAGTTTCAAGCCAGCTTTTGACGAGAAACGGGTTATCAACTTAATACAGAGCTGAAACGCTGACAGAAAATAAACGTACAAGTAATTTGATGGTTCATTGTGAAattttcaaatgagaaatgcaaaacGTTTGCTGATTTCAGCTCCTTTAAAATGAACTGTTGCTTTGATAGAAGAAGCGTTTGGAGGACCATTCACCAATCTCACTAAATGGAATAGCATGTTCAAAATAAGTGACTGTAAACATCACAACCACAAGGATGCTATATGAAAATGTTACGgaattaattaataatacaGTTAATTTGATCTAATCTGTCTATGGTTTAATTGAATAGGGCAAAAAACTTTCAGCAGGCGCAGTCAGGCCGTACAGATCTGTTAACTATAAAGTCACCTGCAGAAGAGCAACTTTATATCACATGGTGATGTAACATCACACACCCACGCTAAGGAGCCACAAGGGGCACATTTAATGATTTATGCCTGCTAATTACTGGAAGTCCCTCAGGCTTCTCCCTTAGCTGCCCGCCTCTCCCTTCCCCAATATCTCCACCTCCAACCCTCTCTGCATTCTTTATCCTTTTGCGTCTCTCCTTCTGGCTTTTATCTCTCATGGCATGCATTTATGTGGTTGCTATAACACATCATTGCTATCCACATCACCTCTGCTTCTTGACAACATTGTGCAACCTACAAACTAATTGTTTACTAGAGGATCCTGTATTCCATCATCGGActctgatacacacacatcccacatGTGCACCTCAAGTAAGTCaaagtttttgttgctgttgttttttttttattggtaatgttatttttgctatttttgtaCAGTTTGAGAATGAAGAGTGTCAGATCATCCATTTCCATAAGTGCAGGTTGTATACAGTATCATAGAGAATTGTAAGCGAGCTGCCTTATACAAAACCCTCTTGTATATACATATCTATCAGtatctctgagctgctgcatgTTTAAAGATTAATAGGAATTCCCTGTTAATAACAAATGATTTAGAAAACGTGTCcccattattaaaataaatcttgAAATATGACTTTTTATTGACCAGAATTCAAATATTCACAGAGAATATGTTCCATAATTAATCAACAGTGCTCATCTAAAATTAAAGCAGTGAgtctgtttccatggcaacggCTTTAGTTTGAGTCCTCCTCAGATCCCTCGATGTCCTGAAATGTCACAAGACAAGACATGATGTCATTAAATTTGCTTTACAACCAGACCACAGTTAGTGAGAGAACTAAATTATCAAAAATGCCAAACATGTCTAGTATGTCTGATTTTCCtgatttttactttctttctaAAAAATTGCTGatattgtagaaaaaaaaaaacgcttgaAAAAGTACCAGAGGATTTCTTCAGTGAACACAATTACTGCACCGATAAAGGGGATTATGTTTTCCCCTGTGCCTGTTTATAGGTCAGCATGTTCGTGTTTTAAATGCTCAACCAAGCTGCACCGAATTTGGTCTGGTGCAGATCATTTACATTGTCTCCTCTGAGGTGTGCTTGTTTGACATTGGTCTTGGCCCAGGTCAACACTTtctagtttcttttttattttttactccaATCAACTAATCGGTTAGCCACTGAATTATTTTagcacaaacaataacaaactgaatatttgaCAGATGACTCGGAGGATTAATTTATCACAACAAAGCAATAGAATTAGTTTGATTATTAGTTGTTGGGTGAAGGCAATTACAATATTCAACATACCATATTGTTATCAAACAATTTTTGTAGGTgaaacttatttattttatttagtaatCAATTTATTGCAATTATCAGAATCCAAAAATATATTAACGGCAATAAATGCACCACATGTCTCTTACCATGGGCTCCTGACTTCTCAGAGCCATAGTATGTTTCTGATATGCAGAGATGATACAGTCTCGCCTGCAAAGAGAGAACCAGAGAGCACATTAAAGTGATTCCTGATCAGATCTCACTGACCCATAACCAGCTCCActggaaacatgtttgtgtgctttgagGGTTAATTGTTCACACTCACTTGCTAGTGATGCCCCCTCCTGGTGGAAGTCCCGGCATCTCTTCTGCAGCCAGGAATTTGATCACATAAAGAAGGTCAGGGTCTTCATCTCTTGACCTCATCATCTGGATTATTTCTGGAAACAGGGTCAGATAAAACGATACCCTTATGAATTATGGAGATTATATCAGTTCGATGATCAGTAGTTGGTGTTGCTGCAAATCACCCTCCACTTTTGCGTCAATTTGTTGCTCCAGCGCCGCCTCCTGCTGCAGTGCTTCCTGTGACACCTGGGGGGCGCCAGGGAAGCAGACaatgatgatgctgatgttgTCCAAGCTGCcctgcagagggagacagagcaCAGTTTAAGTTtggtagaaaaaaataacaatgcaaaTTTCAACCCCACAGTCAAGGTGGGATCAAAAAGTCTAATTCGAGGTTCTTCAACCCAGTCTGAGTATTTTATGTCATGCTACTTCAACATTTACTCCTTACTGAGTAAAAATTGCAGGACtacaatatttcaatatttttgtaGTCTAATCCATTTTGCACATCGAACTTACTATTTAAAGTGACAATAAATGGCTATTGATATTAAACCTTAAACAAGCATATTCTATTCTGTGGAAATTTGCATAAAActaagtatatttaattttcttataCTACAGAATTTACACTATTCAACCATCTAGTCCATTAAATTGCTACTTAAGTCCTGTAGCACTGTGGTGCTGATGCTTTAACTCCACCACAGGATCCTCATACTTGTTCCACTGCTTGAAATCACTTGAAATAGACCTGCTGATAGGGAGAATACAGGGGGAGCAGAGGTCTCGCCAGGCTTGGTGGAGTATATTTCAGTTGATTTTATGTGAGGATTATCACACTGATACATTTGCTAAACAGAGTTTGGACATTAATCTCTTCTGATGTTACAGTTAAACACTTATAGAAACAGTGGGAAGACAGATTTCCTTACATTTCTTGGGTTTGTGGACTTGATGATAGcttcttttatatttatataatgaaTTGCAGCTGTAAGACAAACCCAACTACAGACTAGTATTATTTCATTCCTCAAATATCAATGCTCATATCAGACTAAGTTAGTGTGTGTTCAGCTTCCATCGACGCATTGACACTCAGTCTTAATCCGAGCCATGTgtctcttttcttccctcctATCCCATGTCCCAGGATACCTTAATACAGTTATTTATAGGGCGGGAGAAGGTCTCGTCAGGGATCAGTGGGACAGGGAGAAATCTACTTGCATAACAACATCAGTGTAATTCCTCTTCACAGAGTCCCTGTCCACTCCTTCTCTACATGAAACTTCCCATTCATGAAGCCACCTGCTGTGACACTATGTGCCCTGCTGCAGTGTCCAATGAGCTGAGCTTGGATAAATCAGTTCTGCTGAGCTAAGACAGCAGGATGATGCACGTACACAAGTGCTGGGGAATTAAGTAGCTCAATATATAAGTGGACTGGATTTGAACATGTGTTTGTAAATAATACGTCACTGACAATAAAACATATCAATGATGGTATCACCTGGTATTACGTCATGTATGGAGTTACCCAGAGTAGAGTTCCCACAGGGGTTTAAGATATTTACCCTTTCACTACCAATGACAAAACTAGTGGCCAGTGCCATTCTGCAACACTCAATTTCATTATCTATGAATTTACAAGTAAAAATCCCTGAACCGAATCAAAGACTCCTATAGTCCAAGGTGATGCCATTATGTTGCTTTTTAGGCCTGACCAACAgtatttccttcttctttgAGATAGTAACGGAAGTTCAGTGTTTTTAGGCAGGACTCTTAGTTAACATACATCACAACTCCCCTCttattttgattaaataaaaaaaaagtggcaaaaCCTCTTACTACAAAACCTTTGGCAAAAGTATTCTTTTACAGTATTAAAATAGTATTGAGGGTTTTACCGTTTTACTGTTGGCACCGTAATGGTTATTTTATTAGACAAACTACCCTCTGCTGAGCTCTGGTTTCTCACCTTATAGAGGCAGAGGTCAATGACCTGGCTGCAGATCTCTCTCAGGTCTTCGCAGACCTGCAGGCGGCTGCGCACAAAGGCGCACAGTTCCTCGTTGCCGATGGCGTCCCAAACACCGTCACAGGCCAGGATGAGGAACTCGTCCTCAGGTGTCCTCTCCAGGTGGTACACTTCAGGCTCCGGGGACACCAGCTGTTCGGTCTGCGGCCTCCAGTCCACCTCCTTGAAGTCAAAGTCCCCCAGAGCTCTGGAGACGGCCAGAGAGCCGTTGACTCTCTGCAGGGTCACCGAGCCTCCTGCGTTTTGGATGCGCTCCTTTTCTCTGGGGTTGAAAGGTTTGTGGTCCTCAGTGTAGAAAGCCACCTGGCCGTCATGGCAGAGCAGAGTGCGGGAGTCCCCGCAGTTGATGAAGTAGATGTGCTGCGGTGAGATCAGGACGGCTGCGGCGGTGGAGCCGCTCCGGTCCCAGCTGTCCTGGCGGGCCAGTTGGTGCATGTGGCGGTCGATGTTCAGGAAGCCCTCCCGGATCCCCTCCTTCGCCTGCTCCGGCTCCTCACTGGCCTTTATCCCACCTGAGGAAGGTGAGGGGGAAACATTTGCTTTTA
It includes:
- the ppm1na gene encoding protein phosphatase, Mg2+/Mn2+ dependent, 1Na (putative), producing MRTARRASNVEVPSFLRQLVKETEKMVTFFFKGGPREEGPGEEDSLDEDDLMQSPYLERPILEKHVSEGGSQSGLNYAVASMQGWRAQMEDAHTCMPQLRGELTDWGYFAVFDGHAGTTVAQYCSRNLLDHILATGGIKASEEPEQAKEGIREGFLNIDRHMHQLARQDSWDRSGSTAAAVLISPQHIYFINCGDSRTLLCHDGQVAFYTEDHKPFNPREKERIQNAGGSVTLQRVNGSLAVSRALGDFDFKEVDWRPQTEQLVSPEPEVYHLERTPEDEFLILACDGVWDAIGNEELCAFVRSRLQVCEDLREICSQVIDLCLYKGSLDNISIIIVCFPGAPQVSQEALQQEAALEQQIDAKVEEIIQMMRSRDEDPDLLYVIKFLAAEEMPGLPPGGGITSKRDCIISAYQKHTMALRSQEPMDIEGSEEDSN